In Centropristis striata isolate RG_2023a ecotype Rhode Island chromosome 1, C.striata_1.0, whole genome shotgun sequence, one DNA window encodes the following:
- the si:dkey-162b23.4 gene encoding sodium/hydrogen exchanger 9B2 isoform X2, which yields MEDTQPKPPTPEPSPAPSPAPSPAPSPVPSPLLDRIPIPTANHVEHLNVNQIQVVVRRCSSPNVTEETTYFIPRNPVVDAGTNTDPPVVCCPLLHRFCPCPPKGLLASLVTKVLLAAVLFGVVWSITQKECLPGGNLFGITILFLCALAGGKLVSFIRLPRLPPFPPLLGMLLMGFMLRNIPVITDGVFIDFKWSASLRNIALAVILARAGLGLDPSALRKLKSVCVRVACGPCIIEACTAALVSHFLMDLPWVWGFILGFVLGAVSPAVVVPSMLLLQKDGYGVEQGIPTLLMAAGSFDDILAITGFTTCLGMAFATGSTWFNLLRGVLEVAGGLVAGILIGFLIQYFPSVDQKHVVMKRSFLVLGLSVFAVFGSGAAGFPGSGGLCTLVLAFLAGLGWGSEKARVEEVVGWAWDVFQPLLFGLIGAEIRVSQLDGHTVGLGIASLLIALLVRVLFTYVCVLCAGFSTKEKVFIALAWLPKATVQAAIGSTALDLAREKMDEQQQKYGMDVLTVAVLAILLTAPVGALIIGLTGPYLLQKPKNSTCGTEAGGEDDDETPVTYESTL from the exons CACCTAAACGTCAACCAGATCCAGGTGGTTGTACGGCGTTGCTCCAGTCCAAATGTCACGGAGGAGACCACCTATTTTATTCCTCGAAACCCTGTAGTCGATGCTGGCACTAACACAGACCCGCCAGTGGTCTGCTGCCCCTTGCTCCACAGATTTTGCCCATGTCCACCAAAAGGCCTTCTGGCCTCTCTTGTTACTAAAG TCCTTCTGGCAGCTGTGCTCTTCGGGGTGGTGTGGTCTATCACTCAGAAAGAGTGTCTTCCAGGGGGAAACCTGTTTGGCATCACAATCCTCTTTCTCTGTGCACTCGCCGGCGGTAAATTGGTGTCTTTCATCCGTCTGCCCAGACTTCCACCATTCCCACCTCTCCTCG GTATGCTGCTGATGGGTTTCATGCTGAGAAACATCCCAGTTATAACAGACGGGGTGTTCATTGACTTCAAATGGTCCGCGTCACTGAGAAACATCGCTCTGGCTGTCATTCTGGCTCGAGCTGGTCTGGGGTTAGATCCCTCG GCTCTGAGGAAACtgaaatctgtgtgtgttcgtgtggcGTGTGGCCCCTGCATTATAGAGGCTTGCACAGCGGCTCTGGTGTCTCACTTCCTCATGGACTTGCCCTGGGTGTGGGGCTTCATCCTAGG CTTTGTGCTGGGTGCTGTGTCTCCAGCAGTGGTGGTTCcctccatgctgctgctgcagaaggaCGGTTATGGCGTGGAGCAGGGCATCCCCACCCTGCTGATGGCAGCAGGCAGCTTTGACGACATTCTTGCCATCACAGGGTTCACCACATGTCTTGGCATGGCCTTCGCCACAG GCTCCACTTGGTTTAACCTCCTTAGAGGTGTACTGGAAGTAGCTGGCGGGTTGGTTGCTGGGATTCTTATTGGCTTCCTCATCCAGTACTTTCCGAGTGTTGATCAG AAACACGTAGTAATGAAGCGCTCCTTCTTGGTGCtgggtctgtctgtctttgcCGTGTTCGGCAGCGGTGCGGCTGGGTTTCCTGGCTCTGGAGGCCTCTGCACTCTGGTGTTGGCATTCCTGGCTGGCCTCGGCTGGGGGTCAGAAAAG GCACGTGTGGAGGAAGTGGTGGGGTGGGCGTGGGACGTGTTTCAGCCTCTACTCTTCGGACTAATAGGAGCCGAAATTCGAGTCTCTCAGTTGGATGGACACACAGTTG gtCTGGGTATAGCCTCTCTGCTCATTGCCCTGCTGGTTCGAGTCCTGTTCACCTATGTGTGCGTGTTGTGTGCTGGCTTTAGCACGAAGGAAAAAGTGTTCATAGCCCTAGCGTGGCTGCCCAAAGCCACAGTGCAG GCAGCCATAGGCTCCACAGCTTTAGACCTGGCCAGGGAAAAGATGGACGAGCAACAGCAGAAGTACGGCATGGATGTCCTGACTGTGGCTGTGCTGGCCATCCTTCTCACAGCCCCTGTTGGAGCTCTTATCATAGGGCTCACTGGTCCTTACCTGTTACAAAAACCAAAGAACTCTACGTGTG GCACTGAGGCGGGAGGTGAGGATGACGATGAAACTCCCGTCACCTATGAGAGCACGCTCTGA
- the si:dkey-162b23.4 gene encoding sodium/hydrogen exchanger 9B2 isoform X1 has translation MEDTQPKPPTPEPSPAPSPAPSPAPSPVPSPLLDRIPIPTANHVEHLNVNQIQVVVRRCSSPNVTEETTYFIPRNPVVDAGTNTDPPVVCCPLLHRFCPCPPKGLLASLVTKVLLAAVLFGVVWSITQKECLPGGNLFGITILFLCALAGGKLVSFIRLPRLPPFPPLLGMLLMGFMLRNIPVITDGVFIDFKWSASLRNIALAVILARAGLGLDPSALRKLKSVCVRVACGPCIIEACTAALVSHFLMDLPWVWGFILGFVLGAVSPAVVVPSMLLLQKDGYGVEQGIPTLLMAAGSFDDILAITGFTTCLGMAFATGSTWFNLLRGVLEVAGGLVAGILIGFLIQYFPSVDQKHVVMKRSFLVLGLSVFAVFGSGAAGFPGSGGLCTLVLAFLAGLGWGSEKARVEEVVGWAWDVFQPLLFGLIGAEIRVSQLDGHTVGLGIASLLIALLVRVLFTYVCVLCAGFSTKEKVFIALAWLPKATVQAAIGSTALDLAREKMDEQQQKYGMDVLTVAVLAILLTAPVGALIIGLTGPYLLQKPKNSTCGERVKPNLSAFFLGTEAGGEDDDETPVTYESTL, from the exons CACCTAAACGTCAACCAGATCCAGGTGGTTGTACGGCGTTGCTCCAGTCCAAATGTCACGGAGGAGACCACCTATTTTATTCCTCGAAACCCTGTAGTCGATGCTGGCACTAACACAGACCCGCCAGTGGTCTGCTGCCCCTTGCTCCACAGATTTTGCCCATGTCCACCAAAAGGCCTTCTGGCCTCTCTTGTTACTAAAG TCCTTCTGGCAGCTGTGCTCTTCGGGGTGGTGTGGTCTATCACTCAGAAAGAGTGTCTTCCAGGGGGAAACCTGTTTGGCATCACAATCCTCTTTCTCTGTGCACTCGCCGGCGGTAAATTGGTGTCTTTCATCCGTCTGCCCAGACTTCCACCATTCCCACCTCTCCTCG GTATGCTGCTGATGGGTTTCATGCTGAGAAACATCCCAGTTATAACAGACGGGGTGTTCATTGACTTCAAATGGTCCGCGTCACTGAGAAACATCGCTCTGGCTGTCATTCTGGCTCGAGCTGGTCTGGGGTTAGATCCCTCG GCTCTGAGGAAACtgaaatctgtgtgtgttcgtgtggcGTGTGGCCCCTGCATTATAGAGGCTTGCACAGCGGCTCTGGTGTCTCACTTCCTCATGGACTTGCCCTGGGTGTGGGGCTTCATCCTAGG CTTTGTGCTGGGTGCTGTGTCTCCAGCAGTGGTGGTTCcctccatgctgctgctgcagaaggaCGGTTATGGCGTGGAGCAGGGCATCCCCACCCTGCTGATGGCAGCAGGCAGCTTTGACGACATTCTTGCCATCACAGGGTTCACCACATGTCTTGGCATGGCCTTCGCCACAG GCTCCACTTGGTTTAACCTCCTTAGAGGTGTACTGGAAGTAGCTGGCGGGTTGGTTGCTGGGATTCTTATTGGCTTCCTCATCCAGTACTTTCCGAGTGTTGATCAG AAACACGTAGTAATGAAGCGCTCCTTCTTGGTGCtgggtctgtctgtctttgcCGTGTTCGGCAGCGGTGCGGCTGGGTTTCCTGGCTCTGGAGGCCTCTGCACTCTGGTGTTGGCATTCCTGGCTGGCCTCGGCTGGGGGTCAGAAAAG GCACGTGTGGAGGAAGTGGTGGGGTGGGCGTGGGACGTGTTTCAGCCTCTACTCTTCGGACTAATAGGAGCCGAAATTCGAGTCTCTCAGTTGGATGGACACACAGTTG gtCTGGGTATAGCCTCTCTGCTCATTGCCCTGCTGGTTCGAGTCCTGTTCACCTATGTGTGCGTGTTGTGTGCTGGCTTTAGCACGAAGGAAAAAGTGTTCATAGCCCTAGCGTGGCTGCCCAAAGCCACAGTGCAG GCAGCCATAGGCTCCACAGCTTTAGACCTGGCCAGGGAAAAGATGGACGAGCAACAGCAGAAGTACGGCATGGATGTCCTGACTGTGGCTGTGCTGGCCATCCTTCTCACAGCCCCTGTTGGAGCTCTTATCATAGGGCTCACTGGTCCTTACCTGTTACAAAAACCAAAGAACTCTACGTGTGGTGAGCGAGTCAAACCCAATTTATCAGCCTTTTTCTTAG GCACTGAGGCGGGAGGTGAGGATGACGATGAAACTCCCGTCACCTATGAGAGCACGCTCTGA
- the cisd2 gene encoding CDGSH iron-sulfur domain-containing protein 2 produces the protein MVLETISRIIKVQLPAYLKKLPLPETIGGFARLTVSEWLRLLPLLGILALLGYLTIRPFLPKKKKQRDSLINLKIQKENPKVVNEIDIEDLNSTNVCYCRCWRSKTFPVCDKSHLKHNELTGDNVGPLILKKKIL, from the exons ATGGTTTTAGAAACTATTTCACGGATAATAAAAGTCCAGCTTCCAGCCTACCTCAAGAAGCTTCCGCTTCCGGAGACAATCGGCGGTTTTGCGAGGTTAACAG TGTCTGAGTGGCTCAGGCTGCTGCCTCTCCTGGGTATCCTGGCTTTGCTGGGCTATCTCACCATTCGCCCATTCCTgcccaagaagaagaagcagagagaCAGCCTGATCAACCTGAAGATCCAGAAAGAGAACCCAAAAGTGGTCAATGAGATTGACATCGAGGACCTGAACAGCACAAATGTGTGTTACTGTCGCTGCTGGCGCTCCAAAACT TTTCCTGTTTGTGACAAGTCACACTTAAAGCACAATGAGCTAACTGGAGACAACGTTGGACCGCTCATACTCAAAAAGAAGATACTATAA